A window of the Streptomyces sp. JB150 genome harbors these coding sequences:
- a CDS encoding DUF1844 domain-containing protein, translated as MSEETPDFDAMTRDIAEVPAVEVIVTVAVNLMSAAAVKLGLTEEGDKHKDLDEARKLIHALAGLLDGSATEISSFHAAPLRDGLKSLQLAFREASIVPDEPGQGPGEKYTGPVYG; from the coding sequence ATGAGTGAAGAGACGCCCGACTTCGACGCCATGACCCGCGACATCGCGGAGGTCCCCGCCGTCGAGGTGATCGTGACGGTGGCCGTCAACCTGATGAGCGCCGCCGCCGTGAAGCTCGGTCTGACCGAGGAGGGCGACAAGCACAAGGACCTGGACGAGGCCCGCAAGCTGATCCACGCGCTGGCCGGCCTGCTGGACGGCAGCGCCACCGAGATCAGCTCGTTCCACGCGGCGCCGCTGCGCGACGGTCTGAAGTCGCTCCAGCTGGCGTTCCGCGAGGCGTCGATCGTCCCGGACGAGCCGGGCCAGGGGCCGGGCGAGAAGTACACCGGCCCGGTCTACGGCTAG